One Sphingobium sp. CAP-1 genomic region harbors:
- a CDS encoding 2-dehydro-3-deoxy-6-phosphogalactonate aldolase, producing the protein MTLDELLADGAPPVCAILRGLKPEEAIDISAALVEAGIRILEVPFNSPDPLKSIAAMQAEFGDRALIGGGTVLSVEAVEGLHQAGGRIMVTPNTNPAVIARGAALGLELLPGFMTPSEAFAAIAAGAKRIKLFPAARLGAAYVKAVKDVLPRHVGVWAVGGTGADTIGDWLAGGCEGIGVGGALYKPGDDAATVGQRGRELVAAWKAVTA; encoded by the coding sequence ATGACCCTGGACGAATTGCTGGCCGACGGCGCGCCGCCGGTCTGCGCCATCCTGCGCGGCCTCAAGCCGGAGGAGGCGATAGACATCAGCGCCGCGCTGGTCGAGGCGGGCATCCGCATCCTCGAAGTGCCGTTCAACTCGCCCGATCCACTAAAGAGCATTGCCGCCATGCAGGCCGAATTTGGCGACCGCGCGCTGATCGGCGGCGGCACGGTGCTGAGCGTCGAGGCGGTCGAGGGGCTGCATCAGGCCGGCGGGCGCATCATGGTGACACCCAACACCAACCCGGCGGTGATCGCGCGCGGCGCGGCGCTGGGGCTGGAATTGCTGCCCGGCTTCATGACGCCGAGCGAAGCCTTCGCCGCGATCGCCGCCGGGGCGAAGCGGATCAAACTGTTTCCCGCAGCGCGTCTGGGCGCCGCCTATGTGAAGGCGGTCAAGGATGTGCTGCCCAGGCATGTCGGCGTCTGGGCCGTGGGTGGCACTGGCGCGGACACGATTGGGGACTGGCTGGCGGGCGGCTGCGAAGGCATTGGCGTGGGCGGCGCGCTCTACAAGCCGGGCGACGACGCCGCGACCGTGGGCCAGCGGGGCCGCGAACTGGTGGCGGCATGGAAGGCTGTGACGGCTTAA
- a CDS encoding 2-dehydro-3-deoxygalactonokinase, translating to MSYAVIGDWGTSRLRLFRVEGGAIVARRDGPGIGVVGRAAEAAFADTIAPWLADGTPQSITLCGMVGARDGWVEAPYADCPADAADWRQAALRFDWRGAPLSIMAGLACTGADGIADVMRGEEAQIFGACLRDPALGRGRHLIVLPGTHNKWSLVEDGRVTAFRTVPTGELFALLRDHSTLGPKVAVADPAEEAAGFAEGLAKAGAAQLFRSLFAARAMRLRAGRSADWALGYLSGLLIGCEVAEMRATLGQEACVVLIGDGKLSARYAQALDAQGVDSRLLDGDACALAGLGYMGEMTA from the coding sequence ATGAGCTATGCCGTGATCGGCGATTGGGGGACGAGCCGGCTGCGCCTGTTCCGGGTCGAAGGCGGCGCGATCGTCGCGCGGCGCGATGGGCCGGGCATCGGTGTGGTCGGGCGCGCGGCGGAGGCGGCTTTCGCCGATACGATCGCGCCCTGGCTGGCGGACGGAACGCCGCAATCCATCACCCTGTGCGGCATGGTCGGCGCGCGCGACGGCTGGGTCGAGGCGCCCTATGCCGATTGTCCCGCCGATGCGGCGGACTGGCGGCAGGCGGCGCTGCGCTTCGACTGGCGCGGCGCGCCGCTCAGCATCATGGCGGGTCTCGCCTGCACCGGCGCGGATGGCATAGCCGATGTGATGCGCGGCGAAGAGGCGCAGATTTTCGGCGCGTGCCTGCGCGATCCCGCGCTGGGGCGGGGGCGGCATCTGATCGTGCTGCCCGGCACCCACAATAAATGGTCGCTGGTGGAGGATGGTCGCGTCACCGCCTTCCGCACCGTGCCGACCGGCGAGCTGTTCGCCCTGCTCCGCGATCATTCGACCCTGGGGCCGAAAGTGGCGGTCGCCGACCCGGCGGAGGAAGCCGCCGGCTTTGCCGAAGGACTGGCGAAAGCGGGCGCCGCGCAATTGTTCCGCTCGCTGTTCGCGGCGCGGGCGATGCGGCTGCGCGCCGGGCGTTCGGCCGACTGGGCGCTGGGCTATCTGTCCGGGCTGCTGATTGGCTGTGAGGTTGCCGAAATGCGCGCGACGCTGGGTCAGGAAGCGTGCGTCGTGCTGATCGGCGACGGGAAATTGTCCGCCCGCTATGCGCAGGCGCTGGACGCGCAGGGCGTGGACTCGCGCCTGCTGGATGGCGACGCCTGCGCGCTCGCCGGCCTTGGCTATATGGGAGAAATGACGGCATGA
- a CDS encoding IlvD/Edd family dehydratase, which produces MSDSPKTAPKLRSRAWFDNPDNIDMTSLYLERYLNFGLSLEELRSGKPIIGIAQTGSDLSPCNRHHIVLAERMREGIREMGGIALEFPVHPIQETGKRPTAGLDRNLAYLGLVEAMYGYPLDGVILTTGCDKTTPALLMAAATVNIPAIALSVGPMLNGWHKGERTGSGTIVWHGRQLLAAGKIDDEGFIKLVASSAPSTGYCNTMGTASTMNSLAEALGMMLPGSAAIPAPYRDRQEAAYRTGKRIVDMVHEDLKPSDIMTLDAFHNAILVNSAIGGSTNAPIHLAAIARHMGVDLPLKDWETVGHKVPLLVNLQPAGEYLGEDYYRAGGVPAVVSQLIDQGLIREGAMTVNGKTMGDNCKGVEIEDEKVIRPYARPLKEEAGFLVLSGNLFDAAVMKTSVISAEFRDRYLSNPDDPEAFEGPAVVFDGPEDYHHRIDDPATGITADTLLFMRGAGPIGYPGAAEVVNMRPPAYLITEGVSALPCIGDGRQSGTSGSPSILNASPEAAAMGGLALLETGDRVRMDLRAGTVNVLISDAELEARRAKLVAEGGYKYPASQTPWQEIQRSVVGQMNTGAILEGAEKYQRIAQTMGLPRDNH; this is translated from the coding sequence ATGAGCGATTCGCCCAAGACTGCCCCGAAGCTGCGTAGCCGCGCCTGGTTCGACAACCCCGACAATATCGACATGACCTCGCTCTATCTGGAGCGCTATCTGAACTTCGGCCTGAGCCTTGAGGAATTGCGCAGCGGCAAGCCGATCATCGGCATCGCCCAGACCGGCAGCGACCTGTCGCCCTGCAACCGCCACCATATCGTGCTGGCAGAACGGATGCGCGAGGGCATTCGCGAAATGGGCGGCATCGCGCTGGAATTTCCGGTCCATCCGATTCAGGAAACCGGCAAGCGGCCGACGGCGGGCCTCGACCGCAACCTTGCCTATCTGGGGCTGGTCGAAGCCATGTATGGCTATCCGCTGGACGGCGTGATCCTGACCACCGGCTGCGACAAGACCACCCCGGCGCTGCTGATGGCGGCCGCCACCGTGAACATCCCCGCCATCGCGCTGTCGGTCGGCCCGATGCTGAACGGCTGGCACAAGGGGGAGCGCACCGGATCGGGCACGATCGTCTGGCATGGCCGCCAGTTGCTGGCCGCCGGCAAGATCGATGATGAAGGCTTCATCAAGCTGGTCGCATCCTCCGCCCCGTCGACCGGCTATTGCAACACCATGGGCACGGCATCGACCATGAATTCGCTGGCCGAAGCATTGGGCATGATGCTGCCCGGTTCGGCGGCCATCCCCGCCCCCTATCGCGACCGTCAGGAAGCCGCCTACCGCACCGGCAAGCGCATCGTGGACATGGTGCATGAAGATCTGAAGCCCTCCGACATCATGACGCTGGACGCCTTCCACAATGCCATCCTCGTCAATTCGGCGATCGGCGGGTCGACCAACGCGCCGATCCACCTGGCCGCGATCGCCCGCCATATGGGCGTCGACCTGCCGCTCAAGGATTGGGAAACGGTCGGACACAAGGTGCCGCTGCTGGTCAATCTCCAGCCCGCCGGCGAATATCTGGGCGAGGATTATTATCGCGCCGGCGGCGTCCCCGCCGTGGTCAGCCAGTTGATCGATCAGGGGCTGATCCGCGAAGGCGCGATGACCGTTAATGGCAAGACCATGGGCGACAATTGCAAGGGCGTGGAGATTGAGGATGAAAAGGTCATCCGTCCCTATGCCCGTCCGCTCAAGGAAGAGGCCGGCTTCCTCGTCCTGTCGGGCAATCTGTTCGACGCGGCGGTGATGAAAACCAGCGTCATCAGCGCCGAGTTCCGCGACCGTTATCTGTCCAACCCGGACGATCCCGAAGCCTTTGAAGGCCCGGCGGTCGTGTTCGACGGGCCGGAGGATTATCATCATCGCATCGACGATCCGGCGACCGGCATCACCGCCGACACATTGCTGTTCATGCGCGGCGCGGGGCCGATCGGCTATCCCGGCGCGGCGGAAGTCGTGAACATGCGCCCACCCGCCTATCTCATCACCGAAGGCGTGTCCGCTTTGCCCTGCATCGGCGACGGCCGCCAGTCGGGCACGAGCGGAAGCCCGTCGATCCTGAACGCTTCGCCCGAAGCGGCGGCGATGGGCGGCCTCGCCCTGCTGGAAACCGGCGACCGGGTCCGCATGGACCTCAGGGCCGGGACGGTGAACGTGCTGATTTCCGACGCGGAACTGGAAGCACGCCGGGCGAAGCTGGTGGCCGAGGGCGGCTATAAATATCCGGCTTCGCAGACGCCCTGGCAGGAAATCCAGCGTTCGGTCGTTGGTCAGATGAACACCGGCGCGATCCTGGAAGGCGCGGAGAAATATCAGCGCATTGCCCAGACCATGGGCCTGCCACGCGACAATCACTAA
- a CDS encoding aldehyde dehydrogenase (NADP(+)) — MFNGAILIGANERQGGEPFYAINPATGAKGDVAFSSAMPAEVEEAAALADAAFESFSTLSPDARATFMETVADNIVAIGDLLIETAMAETGLPRARLEGERGRTVGQLRLFASYVRLGDWLDATIDKALPDRAPLPRADLRRVNHSVGPVAVFGASNFPLAFSVAGGDTAAAFAAGSPVVVKGHSAHPGTGELVARAIQAAVKNLGLHEGVFSYLPGANRALGGSLVADHRIKAVGFTGSRGGGTALMKIAAERAEPIPVYAEMSSINPVVLLPGALANRAEAMGAAFVGSLTMGSGQFCTNPGLVIALDGPDLDTFVASAAAALSGAAPQVMLTPGIHAAYEQGVAALVGADGVTTIARGTTPEGCNRGQAAFFSTDSATFASNPLLAEEVFGSSSVLIRCSSIEEVIATIAGLEGQLTATLQISEGDEGDAAKLLPTLSRKVGRILTNGWPTGVEVTHAMVHGGPFPSTADGRSTSVGTLAMMRFLRPVCYQDVPDALLPAALQDANPWGLTRRIEGKLDIVA; from the coding sequence ATGTTTAACGGAGCCATCCTCATCGGCGCGAACGAGCGCCAAGGCGGCGAGCCTTTCTACGCCATCAATCCAGCCACCGGCGCAAAGGGCGATGTCGCCTTTTCCAGCGCCATGCCCGCCGAAGTTGAAGAAGCCGCCGCGCTGGCCGACGCCGCGTTCGAAAGCTTTTCGACCCTGTCGCCCGACGCCCGCGCGACCTTCATGGAAACGGTCGCCGACAATATCGTCGCCATCGGCGATCTGCTGATCGAAACCGCCATGGCCGAAACCGGTCTGCCCCGCGCCCGTCTGGAGGGCGAACGTGGCCGCACCGTCGGCCAGTTGCGCCTGTTCGCCTCCTATGTCCGCCTGGGCGACTGGCTCGACGCCACCATCGACAAGGCGCTGCCCGATCGCGCACCGCTGCCGCGCGCCGACCTGCGCCGCGTCAACCATTCGGTCGGCCCAGTCGCCGTGTTCGGCGCGTCCAACTTCCCGCTCGCCTTCTCGGTCGCGGGTGGCGATACCGCCGCCGCCTTCGCCGCCGGCTCGCCGGTGGTGGTGAAGGGCCACAGCGCCCATCCCGGCACTGGCGAACTGGTCGCCCGCGCCATTCAGGCGGCGGTCAAGAACCTTGGCCTGCATGAAGGCGTCTTTTCTTATCTGCCGGGCGCCAATCGCGCGCTGGGCGGATCGCTGGTCGCCGATCATCGCATCAAGGCGGTCGGCTTCACCGGGTCGCGCGGCGGCGGCACGGCGCTGATGAAGATCGCGGCCGAACGGGCCGAACCCATCCCAGTCTATGCCGAAATGTCGTCGATCAACCCGGTCGTGCTGCTGCCCGGCGCGCTGGCCAATCGCGCCGAAGCCATGGGGGCCGCCTTCGTCGGTTCGCTGACCATGGGGTCGGGCCAGTTCTGCACCAACCCAGGTCTGGTCATCGCGCTGGACGGCCCGGACCTCGACACGTTCGTCGCGTCGGCCGCCGCCGCCCTGTCGGGCGCCGCGCCGCAGGTCATGCTGACGCCGGGCATCCACGCCGCCTATGAACAGGGTGTCGCCGCCCTGGTCGGCGCGGACGGCGTCACCACCATCGCCCGCGGCACGACGCCGGAAGGCTGCAACCGTGGTCAGGCCGCCTTCTTCTCGACCGACAGCGCGACCTTCGCGTCGAACCCGCTGCTGGCGGAAGAAGTGTTCGGTTCGTCGTCCGTCCTGATCCGCTGTTCCAGCATCGAAGAGGTCATCGCGACCATCGCGGGTCTCGAAGGCCAGCTCACCGCAACTCTCCAGATCAGCGAAGGCGACGAGGGCGACGCGGCGAAGCTGCTCCCGACGCTTTCCCGGAAAGTCGGGCGCATCCTGACCAATGGCTGGCCCACCGGCGTCGAAGTGACCCATGCCATGGTCCATGGCGGCCCCTTCCCTTCAACCGCCGATGGCCGTTCGACCTCGGTCGGCACGCTGGCGATGATGCGCTTCCTGCGCCCCGTCTGCTATCAGGATGTGCCCGATGCGCTGCTGCCCGCCGCGTTGCAGGACGCCAACCCCTGGGGACTGACGCGCCGCATCGAAGGCAAGCTGGACATCGTGGCATGA
- a CDS encoding Gfo/Idh/MocA family protein, producing the protein MTIRAGLVGLGKIARDQHLPAIAHTHGIDLVAVASRNAQGEGVNNYPDLGAMLAGEPDLDAVILCQPPQARYHAARQALLAGKHVFLEKPPGATVSEVEALISLARAQGVTLYASWHSRYAAAVAQAKAWIAERTIERISIQWREDVRHWHPGQPWIWEAGGFGVFDPGINALSILTEIVAEPITVLSAALEVPSNKQAPIGATLQMATASGAAIDTVFDWRQTGPQTWDIAVDTNDGSLLLSEGGNMLRLDGEVQLKAPDEEYPAMYRRFVGLVGTRAIDADTAPLRLVADAFLCGRHCPTAAFED; encoded by the coding sequence ATGACGATCAGGGCAGGTCTGGTAGGCCTCGGCAAGATCGCGCGCGACCAGCATCTGCCCGCGATCGCCCATACCCACGGCATCGACCTGGTCGCCGTCGCCAGCCGCAACGCGCAGGGGGAAGGGGTGAATAATTATCCCGACCTCGGCGCGATGCTGGCGGGCGAACCGGATCTGGACGCCGTCATCCTGTGCCAGCCGCCGCAGGCACGCTATCATGCCGCCCGGCAGGCGCTGCTGGCGGGCAAGCATGTGTTTCTGGAAAAGCCGCCGGGCGCGACCGTGTCCGAAGTGGAGGCGCTGATTTCGCTGGCCAGGGCGCAGGGCGTGACGCTCTATGCCAGTTGGCACAGCCGCTATGCCGCCGCCGTGGCACAGGCCAAGGCGTGGATCGCGGAGCGCACGATCGAGCGCATCTCGATCCAGTGGCGCGAGGATGTGCGCCACTGGCATCCGGGCCAGCCCTGGATCTGGGAAGCGGGCGGTTTCGGCGTGTTCGATCCGGGCATCAATGCCCTGTCGATCCTGACCGAGATCGTCGCTGAGCCGATCACCGTCCTGTCCGCCGCGCTGGAAGTGCCATCCAACAAGCAGGCGCCGATCGGCGCGACGCTCCAGATGGCGACCGCATCGGGCGCGGCGATCGACACCGTGTTCGACTGGCGCCAGACCGGGCCGCAAACATGGGACATTGCGGTCGACACCAATGACGGCAGCCTGCTCCTGTCCGAAGGCGGCAATATGCTGCGGCTGGACGGCGAGGTCCAGTTGAAGGCGCCGGACGAGGAATATCCCGCCATGTATCGCCGTTTCGTCGGGCTGGTGGGAACCCGCGCAATCGATGCCGACACCGCGCCGTTGCGGCTGGTGGCGGACGCCTTTCTTTGCGGCCGCCATTGTCCTACGGCAGCATTTGAGGATTGA
- a CDS encoding FadR/GntR family transcriptional regulator, protein MGSARKDGPYGSDEGALRIHQAIARDLGTAILTGRHKPGELFEGEIEASDRLGVSRTAYREAVRILIAKGMLESRPKAGTRVLPRSRWNVLDPEMLAWMFAGEPDADFIRDLFELRGVIEPAAAEFAARRRTDEQLAVMEAALADMGRFGLSTPEGRAADQRFHHAILAATRNDALTALASSVGAAVSWTTKFKHRKKLMPRDPLPDHRAVCQAIAARDTAAARATMAELLRLALADMDIAISEPAG, encoded by the coding sequence ATGGGAAGCGCGCGCAAGGACGGACCCTATGGATCGGACGAGGGCGCGCTTCGCATCCATCAGGCGATCGCCCGTGACCTGGGCACCGCCATCCTGACGGGCCGGCACAAGCCGGGCGAACTGTTCGAGGGAGAGATTGAGGCATCCGACCGGCTGGGCGTGTCGCGCACCGCCTATCGCGAAGCGGTGCGCATCCTGATCGCCAAGGGGATGCTGGAAAGCCGCCCCAAGGCCGGCACCCGCGTCCTGCCGCGGTCGCGCTGGAATGTGCTGGACCCCGAAATGCTCGCCTGGATGTTCGCGGGGGAACCGGACGCCGATTTCATCCGCGACCTGTTCGAACTGCGCGGCGTGATCGAACCGGCCGCGGCCGAATTCGCCGCGCGCCGCCGTACCGACGAGCAATTGGCGGTGATGGAAGCGGCGCTCGCCGATATGGGCCGTTTCGGCCTGTCGACTCCCGAAGGCCGCGCCGCCGACCAGCGTTTCCATCACGCCATCCTGGCCGCGACCCGCAACGATGCATTGACCGCACTCGCCAGTTCGGTCGGCGCGGCGGTGAGCTGGACCACCAAGTTCAAGCATCGCAAGAAGCTGATGCCGCGCGATCCCCTGCCCGACCATCGCGCCGTCTGTCAGGCGATCGCCGCCCGTGACACCGCCGCCGCGCGCGCGACCATGGCCGAACTGCTGCGGCTGGCGCTGGCCGACATGGACATTGCGATCAGCGAGCCGGCCGGGTGA
- a CDS encoding aspartate/glutamate racemase family protein: MHKLGLIGGIGWTSTARYYEIINKAVHRALGGQHSAPLLIESLNFASVAGCATEEEWDRAAGQLIDSARRLETAGAGALLICANSMHRVYDRVQGAVGIPIFHIAERVGKKMQEDGVEKAALIGTRNVMTEKFYRQRLVAHGVSLLPADMELAERIDRIVYDELTVGKISRESERYMKSELTDIAKQDVQAVVLACTELELIVDVKANVLPIYDCTSIHAKAGVDFILG; this comes from the coding sequence ATGCACAAGCTGGGTTTGATCGGCGGTATCGGCTGGACCTCTACCGCCCGCTATTATGAGATCATCAACAAGGCGGTGCATCGCGCGCTGGGCGGCCAGCATAGCGCGCCGCTGCTGATCGAGAGCCTGAATTTCGCGTCGGTCGCGGGCTGCGCTACCGAGGAGGAGTGGGACCGCGCCGCCGGCCAGTTGATCGATTCCGCCCGGCGGCTGGAGACGGCCGGCGCGGGCGCGCTGCTGATCTGCGCCAACTCGATGCACCGCGTCTATGACCGGGTGCAGGGCGCGGTGGGCATTCCGATCTTCCACATCGCCGAGCGGGTGGGCAAGAAGATGCAGGAGGACGGGGTCGAGAAGGCGGCGCTGATCGGCACGCGCAATGTCATGACCGAGAAATTCTACCGCCAGCGGCTGGTGGCGCATGGCGTGTCGTTGCTGCCCGCCGACATGGAGTTGGCCGAGCGGATCGACCGCATCGTCTATGACGAACTGACCGTGGGCAAGATCAGCCGCGAATCCGAACGCTATATGAAGTCGGAACTGACCGACATCGCCAAGCAGGATGTGCAGGCGGTGGTGCTGGCCTGCACCGAACTGGAACTGATCGTCGACGTGAAGGCCAATGTGCTGCCGATCTACGACTGCACCAGCATCCATGCCAAAGCGGGTGTGGATTTCATTCTTGGGTAA
- a CDS encoding NAD(P)(+) transhydrogenase (Re/Si-specific) subunit beta yields the protein MHELAPVSPFVALAYLVAGVLFILALRGLSSPATSRRGNRMGMVGMAIAVVTTLYTHDVVSLPEIVGAIIVGGGIGFLIARRIAMTAMPQLVAAFHSLVGMAAVLVGAAAYLNPGAFGILDPLTDEIHNASRIEMGLGVAIGAITFSGSVIAFLKLNGNMSGKPIMLPGRHVINLGTLAAILGLIAWFVTDQSPWIFWTVTALSFIIGFLLIIPIGGADMPVVVSMLNSYSGWAAAAMGFTLGNTAMIITGALVGSSGAILSYIMCKAMNRSFISVIAGGFGAETGGASGGAAAVDRPYKRGSAEDAAFLMKQAESVIIVPGYGMAVSQAQHALREMGDILKKEGVNVKYAIHPVAGRMPGHMNVLLAEANVPYDEVFELEDINSEFGQADVAFVIGANDVTNPAAKTDKTSPIYGMPILDVANAKSVLFVKRSMGGAGYAGVDNEVFYMDNTMMLLADAKKMVEEIVKGLAH from the coding sequence ATGCACGAGCTGGCTCCTGTCTCGCCCTTCGTCGCGCTCGCCTATCTGGTCGCGGGCGTCCTCTTCATCCTGGCGCTGCGCGGCCTGTCCAGCCCGGCCACCAGCCGGCGCGGCAACCGCATGGGCATGGTCGGCATGGCCATTGCGGTCGTGACCACGCTCTACACCCATGATGTGGTGAGCCTGCCCGAAATCGTCGGCGCGATCATCGTGGGCGGTGGCATCGGCTTCCTGATCGCCCGCCGCATCGCCATGACCGCGATGCCGCAACTGGTCGCGGCCTTCCACAGTCTGGTTGGCATGGCCGCCGTGCTGGTGGGTGCGGCCGCCTATCTCAATCCTGGCGCCTTTGGCATTCTCGATCCGCTGACGGACGAAATCCACAATGCTAGCCGGATCGAAATGGGCCTGGGCGTCGCGATCGGCGCGATCACCTTCTCCGGGTCGGTCATCGCCTTCCTCAAGCTAAACGGTAACATGTCGGGCAAGCCGATCATGCTGCCCGGCCGCCATGTCATCAACCTTGGCACGCTGGCCGCGATCCTGGGCCTGATCGCCTGGTTTGTGACCGACCAGTCGCCCTGGATCTTCTGGACCGTGACGGCATTGAGCTTCATCATCGGCTTCCTGCTGATCATCCCGATCGGCGGCGCGGACATGCCGGTCGTGGTGTCGATGCTGAACAGCTATTCGGGCTGGGCCGCCGCCGCCATGGGCTTTACCCTGGGCAATACGGCGATGATCATCACCGGCGCGCTGGTGGGCAGTTCGGGTGCGATCCTGTCCTATATCATGTGCAAGGCGATGAACCGCAGCTTCATCAGCGTGATCGCGGGCGGCTTTGGCGCGGAAACCGGCGGTGCGTCGGGCGGCGCGGCGGCGGTCGACCGTCCCTACAAGCGCGGCAGCGCCGAGGATGCGGCCTTCCTGATGAAACAGGCGGAAAGCGTCATCATCGTGCCGGGTTACGGCATGGCGGTCAGCCAGGCGCAGCACGCGCTGCGCGAAATGGGCGACATCCTCAAGAAGGAAGGCGTCAACGTCAAATATGCGATCCACCCGGTCGCGGGCCGTATGCCCGGCCATATGAACGTGCTGCTGGCCGAAGCGAATGTCCCCTATGACGAGGTGTTCGAACTGGAGGACATCAACAGCGAATTCGGCCAGGCCGACGTTGCCTTTGTCATCGGCGCCAACGACGTGACCAATCCGGCGGCCAAGACCGACAAGACATCGCCCATCTACGGGATGCCGATCCTGGACGTGGCCAATGCCAAGTCGGTGCTGTTCGTGAAGCGCTCCATGGGCGGCGCGGGCTATGCCGGCGTCGACAATGAGGTTTTCTACATGGACAACACCATGATGCTGCTGGCCGACGCCAAGAAGATGGTCGAGGAAATCGTCAAGGGGCTTGCCCATTAA
- a CDS encoding NAD(P) transhydrogenase subunit alpha, giving the protein MDFISILSIFVLACFVGYYVVWSVTPALHTPLMAVTNAISSVIIVGALVASAEAGSIAAKVLGLVAVVFASVNIFGGFAVTERMLAMYKKKERK; this is encoded by the coding sequence ATGGACTTCATCTCCATCCTGTCGATTTTCGTGCTGGCGTGCTTCGTCGGCTATTATGTGGTGTGGTCGGTGACGCCGGCGCTCCATACGCCGTTGATGGCCGTCACCAACGCGATTTCGTCGGTCATCATCGTCGGCGCGCTGGTCGCGTCGGCGGAGGCCGGCAGCATCGCCGCCAAGGTGCTGGGGCTGGTCGCGGTGGTGTTCGCATCGGTCAATATCTTCGGCGGCTTCGCCGTCACCGAACGGATGCTGGCGATGTACAAGAAGAAGGAGCGCAAGTGA
- a CDS encoding NAD(P) transhydrogenase subunit alpha, whose protein sequence is MKIAVVKEQAAGEKRVAATPETVKKFIGLGAQVAVEAGAGLTASIADADYAAAGASVGDRAATVAGADIILGIQGPAADSLAGAKPGAWIAAGLNPFGERARVDAYAAAGYEALAMEFMPRITRAQSMDILSSQSNLSGYKAVLDAAAEYGKAFPMMMTAAGTVSAAKAFIMGVGVAGLQAIATARRLGAQVSATDVRAATKEQIESLGAKAIFVEKVAGIEGEGSGGYATEMSDEYKAAQAELVSSHIAKQDIVITTALIPGRPAPRLITDAQIATMKPGSVIVDLAVEQGGNVEGAVAGEVVERHGVKIVGHRNVPSRLATDASALFSRNLFNFLSAFWDKDKNAPVLDDEIGNAIRLTQGGKVVNERLLG, encoded by the coding sequence ATGAAGATAGCGGTAGTGAAAGAGCAGGCGGCGGGCGAGAAGCGCGTTGCGGCGACGCCGGAAACGGTGAAGAAATTTATCGGTCTGGGTGCGCAGGTTGCGGTGGAGGCCGGGGCTGGCCTGACCGCATCGATCGCGGATGCCGACTATGCGGCCGCCGGCGCGAGCGTGGGCGACCGGGCTGCGACGGTGGCGGGCGCGGACATCATCCTGGGCATTCAGGGGCCGGCGGCCGACAGTCTGGCGGGCGCGAAGCCGGGCGCGTGGATCGCCGCGGGCCTCAATCCCTTCGGGGAGCGCGCGCGGGTCGATGCCTATGCCGCCGCCGGGTATGAGGCGCTGGCGATGGAGTTCATGCCGCGCATCACTCGCGCCCAGTCGATGGATATCCTGTCGTCCCAGTCGAACCTGTCCGGCTATAAGGCGGTGCTGGACGCCGCGGCCGAATATGGCAAGGCGTTCCCGATGATGATGACGGCGGCTGGCACGGTGTCGGCGGCCAAGGCGTTCATCATGGGCGTGGGCGTCGCGGGCCTTCAGGCGATCGCCACCGCGCGTCGTCTGGGCGCGCAGGTGTCCGCTACGGACGTGCGCGCCGCCACGAAAGAGCAGATCGAATCGCTCGGCGCCAAGGCGATCTTCGTGGAGAAGGTCGCGGGCATCGAGGGCGAGGGCAGCGGCGGCTACGCCACCGAAATGTCCGACGAATATAAGGCCGCGCAGGCGGAACTGGTGTCGTCGCACATCGCCAAGCAGGACATCGTCATCACCACCGCGCTGATTCCGGGCCGGCCCGCGCCGCGCCTGATCACCGACGCGCAGATCGCGACGATGAAGCCGGGCAGCGTGATCGTCGATCTGGCGGTCGAGCAGGGTGGCAATGTCGAGGGCGCGGTCGCCGGCGAAGTGGTCGAGCGCCACGGCGTCAAGATCGTCGGCCATCGCAACGTGCCGTCGCGGCTGGCGACGGACGCTTCGGCCCTTTTCTCGCGCAACCTGTTCAACTTCCTGTCCGCTTTCTGGGACAAGGACAAGAACGCGCCGGTGCTGGACGACGAAATCGGCAACGCCATCCGCCTGACGCAGGGCGGCAAGGTCGTGAACGAACGGCTGCTGGGTTAA
- a CDS encoding aa3-type cytochrome c oxidase subunit IV yields the protein MKNATQTYAGFVNFVKWGTIASVALAALVILLIST from the coding sequence ATGAAGAACGCAACCCAGACCTACGCAGGATTTGTGAATTTCGTAAAATGGGGCACGATCGCCAGCGTCGCGCTGGCCGCTCTGGTGATATTGTTGATCTCGACCTGA